The following coding sequences lie in one Chitinivibrionia bacterium genomic window:
- a CDS encoding NFACT RNA binding domain-containing protein: protein MEEIIEKLPILKAKMQLEIDRARKRRATHIVQLEKSQDWEIYKNFADTILINKNAIKKGTDCAELTDALGNPLKITLNTAIGAVDNAEMYYKKARKGKRGCEICAENIKTEDAKIAELQKNLAVIEDFLQNGFLGRENEIQNFIDKYLSSSAQKIKTNEEAPKTPFRRYVYKGYEIFAGKTSADNDELSIKFAKPSDIWFHAVGYAGSHLIIRRPKNAPMPPDEILRIAGGIAVFFSKAKNCGYVEVHIAEARYVRKPRKSPPGLVVVERYKTMRVSPVDPQILFKEMKNEN from the coding sequence ATGGAAGAAATCATCGAAAAATTACCGATTTTGAAGGCAAAAATGCAATTGGAAATTGACCGTGCACGGAAGCGGCGCGCAACTCATATAGTTCAATTGGAGAAATCGCAGGACTGGGAAATTTACAAAAATTTTGCCGACACCATTCTTATAAACAAAAACGCGATAAAAAAAGGAACGGATTGCGCTGAACTTACGGACGCGCTCGGAAATCCGCTGAAAATTACGCTGAACACCGCAATTGGTGCGGTCGATAATGCCGAAATGTATTACAAAAAAGCGAGAAAAGGCAAACGCGGCTGTGAAATATGTGCCGAAAACATAAAAACAGAAGACGCAAAAATCGCCGAATTGCAAAAAAATTTGGCAGTTATCGAGGATTTTTTACAAAACGGATTTTTAGGTCGCGAAAACGAAATACAGAATTTTATCGACAAATATTTATCATCTTCCGCGCAAAAAATTAAGACTAACGAAGAAGCGCCTAAAACACCGTTTCGCAGGTACGTATATAAAGGATACGAAATTTTTGCAGGAAAAACGAGCGCCGACAACGACGAACTTTCCATAAAATTCGCGAAACCCAGCGATATTTGGTTTCACGCGGTCGGATACGCAGGCTCTCATTTAATAATCCGCCGTCCCAAAAACGCTCCAATGCCTCCCGACGAAATTTTGAGAATTGCAGGCGGAATAGCGGTGTTTTTTTCAAAAGCAAAAAATTGCGGATACGTCGAAGTCCACATAGCCGAAGCGCGATACGTGCGAAAACCAAGAAAATCGCCGCCCGGTTTGGTTGTTGTAGAAAGATACAAAACGATGAGGGTAAGCCCCGTTGACCCGCAAATTCTGTTTAAGGAAATGAAAAATGAAAATTAG
- the rlmH gene encoding 23S rRNA (pseudouridine(1915)-N(3))-methyltransferase RlmH, which translates to MKISIIAVGKIKENYLKDAIGEYLKRLSAFANMQIIEIPDAQCPENLSEAQKNIVLQKEGEKILAQISPKSFVYALAIDGKKLSSEKFSENIQNNMTNGVSHITFIIGGSLGLNSEILQKSDFRLSFSDMTFPHQLMRVILLEQVYRSFKIIAGEPYHK; encoded by the coding sequence ATGAAAATTAGCATAATCGCCGTCGGAAAAATTAAAGAAAATTATCTGAAAGACGCAATTGGCGAATACCTAAAACGACTTTCCGCGTTTGCCAATATGCAAATAATCGAAATTCCCGACGCGCAATGCCCCGAAAATCTAAGCGAAGCACAAAAAAACATAGTTCTGCAAAAAGAAGGCGAGAAAATTTTAGCACAAATCTCACCGAAATCTTTCGTTTACGCTTTGGCGATTGACGGAAAAAAATTGTCGTCCGAAAAATTCAGCGAAAACATACAAAACAATATGACAAACGGAGTATCGCATATAACATTTATTATAGGCGGCTCGCTTGGACTAAACAGCGAAATTTTACAAAAAAGCGATTTTCGCCTGTCGTTTTCGGATATGACTTTTCCGCATCAACTTATGCGAGTGATTTTGCTGGAACAAGTTTATCGCAGTTTCAAAATAATTGCAGGAGAACCGTATCACAAATAG